gctctagggggtacgtgaaggccctctaggggtacgtgaagggcTCTAGGGGTgtcgtgaaggccctctagggggtacgtgaaggccctctaggggtacgtgaaggggctctagggggtacgtgaaggccctctagggggtacgtgaaggtcctctagggggtgcgtGAAGGggctctagggggtacgtgaaggccctctaggggtacgtgaaggggCTCTAGGgtgtacgtgaaggccctctagggggtacgtgaaggccctctagggggtgcgtgaaggctctaggggtgcgtgaaggggctctaggggtgcgtgaaggtcctctagggagtACGAGAAGGGCtctaggggtgcgtgaaggccctctaggggtgcgtgaaggccctctagggggcgtgaaggccctctagggtgcgtgaaggccctctggggtgcgtgaaggccctctaggggtgcgtgaaggccctctgggggtgcgtgaaggccctctcggggtacgtgaaggccctctaggggtacgtgaaggccctctaggggtacgtgaaggccctctcggggtacgtgaaggccctctaggggtacgtgaaggccctctagggggtacgtgaaggccctctgggggtgcgtgaaggccctctgggggtgcgtgaaggccctctggggtacgtgaaggccctctaggggtacgtgaaggtcctctaggcgtacgtgaaggccctctcggggtacgtgaaggccctctaggggtacgtgaaggccctctagggggtacatgaaggccctctcggggtacgtgaaggccctctcggTGTTACTCTTGATCGCCTCACGGTGTTGGGTGAGGAGATGAGCGGCTGCTTGCTCTCCCTCTCGGGCTCGTCGTCAGCCGTCGGCAGAGCTTCAGAGCTCGTCTGCCTCTTCAAGGCGAGCTTCGCCTGAGCGGGACGTCTGTGGGGAGCACTCTGAGTTCTGGTGACCGGCTTCCTCGCTCTCACACTCATCCGGCTCTTGCCATCCCTGTCGGAGTAATGAATTAATGAACGTATTCATTATTTAAGAGCCTTGCATCAAATGATTTGCATTTTGGGAAAATCTCAAATAATTGTGGCAGGTCAGTCTATCTGTGCTTTACCAAAATGATCAAAGGATGTCTgtctactaataataataatgcagacGCCTTCCCCTTCCCACACGCTGCTGTAAACATAGTGAAATGGTACTTATTGTTGTACTAAAGGTTTAATGGTATGGGTTGGgatgaaaaacacatcattttaaATAGGAATCACTTGTTTTTGCGTCTATGGTTGAACTGGCATGTCATAATAAATCAAATGCTCTCGCATTCGATGTGGCAGCAAGGAAATGGATAGAGTGGTAAAACCCTCAAGGCGTAGTCAGAAATGGTCTTCATGGTTATCAACATCTTCAAAGCCACCTTGGCTGGGGAACGTATCCGTACCCGTCTCGTGGGCCTTTGGAGTCCAGGGGAAGCTGCTGCAGGGACGGTTGATGAGGGCTGAACTTGGCCAAGTCTCTGGGAGGGACGTACTCCGGTTTGACTCGTCCCACTTGGCTGCAAGAAAGAAACAGAACATGTAAGAACACGACATCTAAGTtcctacacacagacaaataatggttcttaaatggttcttgaaaAGGCTTCGTGGTTTGTGGAACCGTCACCTCCTGGAGAACCGTTTTGgaaacggtgccttaaagaaccatttttttaaggttctgagacacatttattgGTTAATTGaaaaactctttaaggaaatggttctttaaagaaccctggtttgaaaggttctttgtggaaccagaaatggtgccttaaagaaccattttttaaggttatttgagacacctttataagttctttgaataaccatataaggaaatggttctttaaagaactctggtttaaaaggttctttgaggaaccaaaaatggtgccttaaaagaaccatttttagaaggtcctttgagacacctttataggttctttgaagaactcttcaaggaaaataaaccattttcggttccagatggccccTTCATTTTTATGTGTGTATTACACTGAAAGTCGATGAAGTCAAACATGATATATACAGGCATTCGACACACCTGCTGATCATTATCCGACGGGCTTCTGGGCCGAGTGACTCGCTGATCTGGTTCAGAATCGACGGCAGAGGGTGCAGCTTTTCTATTGTGTCCTGCAAAGAGAAACCAGCTGCATGTTGGGTCCCATTCAGTATTGTCTGTCGACATTCATTACCTTGGCGCTCTGTATTGATAAGAACGAAATGCTATTAAGGTAAACTGTACATGAAGATGTAGTCCAGCATGCCTCACTGCTTCTGGAGCGAGCACAAATGTCAAGCTCTTTATCCAAATAGTATCTGGATAGAGATCACATGTTGACTATCAGGTGTAAATTAGGCAATTGGAAGTCTCATGGTTCTTGTATTGTATCTTAGTCTCAAAATTGACTCCTGGACACTGCCAACTATAGAGCATGCAGAACTactgtaaaaacaaatattaaatactGCAAGAGTTACAGAAACCTTTACAGCTAACGATTGTCTGCCCTACCTGGTCCCTCGGATAGATGATGTCTACCAGAAGGCCGTGAAGCACAGCCAAGCGTAGAGGCAGATCCACGTAGCCATCGAAGGAAGACATtgggatgtgtgtgtctagatTCGACACTGTGTGTAGAAAACCTCTCATTCCATCCCAGTGCTGCTGCAGGAATTCATTCATAAAGAGCATgtactcctccttctctccaaaCCTGAACCGGAACAACAAGATTGAACTTACTTTGAGCCACTTGAGGTAAACCAGGTAGATTCTTCATTCTCATTGTAGCAGATAAGAAGCCACTCACAGGGTAAAGTTGGCCAGATTCTGGATGACCTTGGCGGTCAAGGTGAGGGTACGGAGGGTGTTGGGCTCTGGGTAAGGCTGCGTCAGGCCAAAGAGAGAAGGACTGAGGATAGCAGGGCACAAGAATCGAAGGAAGAGGGAAGCGGAGATGAGACGCTGGCCGATCTCCGGTCTGCTCTGGTCTTCACACAGCTCCACCCAGCTCGAGAATATCTTGTTTAACTCCTCGGGAAATGGTCTGGAGGCAAGAACCATGTCAAGTATCAAGCATCGTGGACTATTTCCTCAAATACAAGCCTAAACATGAAACGTGTCGAGCTCTCTTCTCTCACCCATAGGTCTGAATGATCTTCtgcaccacctcctcacaggcTTCCATCAGGTGCTTCTGGTTGTTTGACAATTCAGAGGCGGGGCATTTGAGAGGGTCGACCTCACAGTTCTCCAACGAGGAGTAAAGACGGGTGATGAAGTCCCCTGcaatgaaaaagtgaagcacagagtttgatgaagatgaagcaCCAATCAATACCAATGACAAGAAGCCACCTTTCACCATTGAGCTCCCCTACCTAGAGTAACGATGAGGTACTTTTGGCCAACCAGCTTCATGTATTCATCGATGGCTTTAGTGGCCAATGTGTTCTCTCTGAAGATCAATGCCTCCTTCTCTCCGAGACGCTCGAGCTCTGCACTGCCCAGATCAAGGAGGAACTCCTGAAGCATTTAGATTAGGAAACAAATGTCTGATTATTCCTCTTTATTTGGTGCAGTTAGCTTCTATGCATTTTCTTTGAGTCTCCACCTTGGCTTTGCCAATGCTCTGCAGCACGTGGACCAGAGCTCCTGCCagctcttccttctccttcacattcAGAAGTGGCTCCAGGTTTCTGCACATTTCCACATAATCCACCGTCACATACTCTGCAAACTCTTTGTATTTCTCCATGGGCAGCACTTGCAAATTCTGAAAGCGGGCCTTGATGCGGAGGGAGGCCTGTTGACCCAGCAGGTCTTTGTTCCCCGCTGTGCCCGAGGCCATGTATGGAGAAATGGGATACCATTTCTCCTGATAGGTTCTCCTTTGTATCTCAGCTAACGGTATGGCCACACTTCCCAGTGGGTGCAGGCTGCATTCGTCTCTCGAGTGACGCTTTTTCTTGGGGTCTTCTTCTCGGAAGAGGTGCAGGGTGATTTGGGAGACACACGGCAGGTTGTCTAGGTCAAAGAATTCACCCCAGAACAACTGAcaccctccagctccacctccactggccCCCAGGCCCCCTGAAGACCCAGTGAAGTTGTCCCCCGCCAGACTCGAGGGGTTAGCCGGCTTGCCGACGGCTCGGCTGCTGGTGCGGGCGAACAGGGTCCCGTCCAGGTGGACCTCGCAGTAATAACTACGTTTGGATGGCAGATCCTTCGCTTCATTTACCCACAGACTCAGGGAGTTCTCTGTGCGCTCAATGTTATCCTGTGAACAGATGTGCATTGAGCCCTTTTTATCAGGATTCTTGATTTTGCGTGATACATTTGAATTGGAACAAATGGCCAACGGCTCACCTTGTTGGGCTGGGCCGCCCTCCTCAGGTCTTCAATCCATCGATCACGTTCGGCAGCTGAAGAGCATCCAAAGCAGTGGGTGTTCTCAGAGTTTATCACCTGCATTAAAACCAACGAAACCCGTTAGCCCAATTGGGATAAAACGTGTATTTTTTAACCCGATGGAAGGCGCTGTACGATGCTCAATGAGTAGCCAGTATCTTAGACAGAATCCATGAGTCAACGTGTACCTCAAAGCAATACTTCTCCCCCAAAATGGAGCTGTGGACCGGCCTGATGACAGTGCTGGTGTCTGCACTCAGATCTAAACTCCCCAAAGCGCTGACCGGTATGGACACGGACTCTCGGGAACCGTAGTGCCTGAGAATGAATAAGTCAGTCAGAATAGAaatagtgaacatgtgaaggACTTGACCTCTTTGTAGAACGTTCATAGACATATCTAGGTACTGTGAAAGGTTACACAGATGGAATAATATATTGATGGATTAGAGTTTCGACAATCACGTCATTGGGGTAAGTTTCCAAAAGAAGAGGCCTTATAGAGATCACTTTGATTGCTATGGCAGAAAAGTCATGTAATACCTATACATCAGCATGTAAACAGTGTAGGTActatgctaacattagcatttagctcagcCTCACAGAGATGCTGTAGAGTGTAAACACAGATCCTCTAAAGTGTTGGACCGTGGGAGAGGACAATGATGAGGGCAACAGTTGGTACACTTTTTAACCCATTATAGATGTAGATAACCACAAAACAAGACTTTATATATGCACTTAAATCTGATTCATGGTTTCACGTCCAATCCGATGTTCTGGAGTACGGAGTCAATGCAACAAAGAACGTGTCAATGTCCCAGTATACTCATGGATTGTATCTGCATCataagtaccacagtgtactcTACCTGCTTCCTTTGAGTCCTTTAGTTTGGGTGTTGCCGTTTCTCTTGGCCCTGTTCTCAAGACGTCGCTTGATCAGCGCCTAATGGCGGAGAAGGCAAGACGTAGGCAATTATGTATTGTATCAACAGGAAATGGAGAGCTAGTTATCTCTGAAGTAGTCGTTGTCTCTGGGGTAGTAATTATCTCTGGGCTAGTAGTTATCTCTGGGGGTAGTAGTTATCTCTGGGGGTAGTAGTTATCTCTGGGGTAGTAGTTGTCTCTGGGGTA
The nucleotide sequence above comes from Pseudoliparis swirei isolate HS2019 ecotype Mariana Trench chromosome 24, NWPU_hadal_v1, whole genome shotgun sequence. Encoded proteins:
- the rasal3 gene encoding ras/Rap GTPase-activating protein SynGAP isoform X1 is translated as MWTRNRVSSCLSNPSLENLIDIDTECGPDHVGSPGGPRPKNQDGGVRALIKRRLENRAKRNGNTQTKGLKGSRHYGSRESVSIPVSALGSLDLSADTSTVIRPVHSSILGEKYCFEVINSENTHCFGCSSAAERDRWIEDLRRAAQPNKDNIERTENSLSLWVNEAKDLPSKRSYYCEVHLDGTLFARTSSRAVGKPANPSSLAGDNFTGSSGGLGASGGGAGGCQLFWGEFFDLDNLPCVSQITLHLFREEDPKKKRHSRDECSLHPLGSVAIPLAEIQRRTYQEKWYPISPYMASGTAGNKDLLGQQASLRIKARFQNLQVLPMEKYKEFAEYVTVDYVEMCRNLEPLLNVKEKEELAGALVHVLQSIGKAKEFLLDLGSAELERLGEKEALIFRENTLATKAIDEYMKLVGQKYLIVTLGDFITRLYSSLENCEVDPLKCPASELSNNQKHLMEACEEVVQKIIQTYGPFPEELNKIFSSWVELCEDQSRPEIGQRLISASLFLRFLCPAILSPSLFGLTQPYPEPNTLRTLTLTAKVIQNLANFTLFGEKEEYMLFMNEFLQQHWDGMRGFLHTVSNLDTHIPMSSFDGYVDLPLRLAVLHGLLVDIIYPRDQDTIEKLHPLPSILNQISESLGPEARRIMISSQVGRVKPEYVPPRDLAKFSPHQPSLQQLPLDSKGPRDGDGKSRMSVRARKPVTRTQSAPHRRPAQAKLALKRQTSSEALPTADDEPERESKQPLISSPNTKGSMKRAPAPVPWIKVSHNGESSTMKPENEQFNVLDRVRHAEELAELRLGVEQVTERELDMAKRLEDFIIQSQDQNAMLQAEVTEIRNELAVREDQLASATFRLGVIEEEREEDERKLGVAAAAAERMNVLEEQLADLLKDFQQLSEANNNNRPEQQQQLN
- the rasal3 gene encoding ras/Rap GTPase-activating protein SynGAP isoform X2, translating into MWTRNRVSSCLSNPSLENLIDIDTECGPDHVGSPGGPRPKNQDGGVRALIKRRLENRAKRNGNTQTKGLKGSRHYGSRESVSIPVSALGSLDLSADTSTVIRPVHSSILGEKYCFEVINSENTHCFGCSSAAERDRWIEDLRRAAQPNKDNIERTENSLSLWVNEAKDLPSKRSYYCEVHLDGTLFARTSSRAVGKPANPSSLAGDNFTGSSGGLGASGGGAGGCQLFWGEFFDLDNLPCVSQITLHLFREEDPKKKRHSRDECSLHPLGSVAIPLAEIQRRTYQEKWYPISPYMASGTAGNKDLLGQQASLRIKARFQNLQVLPMEKYKEFAEYVTVDYVEMCRNLEPLLNVKEKEELAGALVHVLQSIGKAKEFLLDLGSAELERLGEKEALIFRENTLATKAIDEYMKLVGQKYLIVTLGDFITRLYSSLENCEVDPLKCPASELSNNQKHLMEACEEVVQKIIQTYGPFPEELNKIFSSWVELCEDQSRPEIGQRLISASLFLRFLCPAILSPSLFGLTQPYPEPNTLRTLTLTAKVIQNLANFTLFGEKEEYMLFMNEFLQQHWDGMRGFLHTVSNLDTHIPMSSFDGYVDLPLRLAVLHGLLVDIIYPRDQDTIEKLHPLPSILNQISESLGPEARRIMISSQVGRVKPEYVPPRDLAKFSPHQPSLQQLPLDSKGPRDGDGKSRMSVRARKPVTRTQSAPHRRPAQAKLALKRQTSSEALPTADDEPERESKQPLISSPNTKGSMKRAPAPVPWIKVSHNGESSTMKPENEQFNVLDRHAEELAELRLGVEQVTERELDMAKRLEDFIIQSQDQNAMLQAEVTEIRNELAVREDQLASATFRLGVIEEEREEDERKLGVAAAAAERMNVLEEQLADLLKDFQQLSEANNNNRPEQQQQLN
- the rasal3 gene encoding ras/Rap GTPase-activating protein SynGAP isoform X3 — protein: MSMNVLQRGQVLHMFTISILTDLFILRHYGSRESVSIPVSALGSLDLSADTSTVIRPVHSSILGEKYCFEVINSENTHCFGCSSAAERDRWIEDLRRAAQPNKDNIERTENSLSLWVNEAKDLPSKRSYYCEVHLDGTLFARTSSRAVGKPANPSSLAGDNFTGSSGGLGASGGGAGGCQLFWGEFFDLDNLPCVSQITLHLFREEDPKKKRHSRDECSLHPLGSVAIPLAEIQRRTYQEKWYPISPYMASGTAGNKDLLGQQASLRIKARFQNLQVLPMEKYKEFAEYVTVDYVEMCRNLEPLLNVKEKEELAGALVHVLQSIGKAKEFLLDLGSAELERLGEKEALIFRENTLATKAIDEYMKLVGQKYLIVTLGDFITRLYSSLENCEVDPLKCPASELSNNQKHLMEACEEVVQKIIQTYGPFPEELNKIFSSWVELCEDQSRPEIGQRLISASLFLRFLCPAILSPSLFGLTQPYPEPNTLRTLTLTAKVIQNLANFTLFGEKEEYMLFMNEFLQQHWDGMRGFLHTVSNLDTHIPMSSFDGYVDLPLRLAVLHGLLVDIIYPRDQDTIEKLHPLPSILNQISESLGPEARRIMISSQVGRVKPEYVPPRDLAKFSPHQPSLQQLPLDSKGPRDGDGKSRMSVRARKPVTRTQSAPHRRPAQAKLALKRQTSSEALPTADDEPERESKQPLISSPNTKGSMKRAPAPVPWIKVSHNGESSTMKPENEQFNVLDRVRHAEELAELRLGVEQVTERELDMAKRLEDFIIQSQDQNAMLQAEVTEIRNELAVREDQLASATFRLGVIEEEREEDERKLGVAAAAAERMNVLEEQLADLLKDFQQLSEANNNNRPEQQQQLN